A region of the Flavobacteriaceae bacterium MAR_2010_188 genome:
TTAAAGAATTTTTCTTTAATCCTCGGATAACTGCAATTCTTAAGCCGAAAAAAGGATTTCTAGTTTCATCCTTAAATAATGAAATAAGAGTTATAAATAAGCGGAGTATTAAATTGAATCTTCCTTGACTTAAAAATTTCTTCAAAAAACAATTAACCGTCCTCTAAATACTATCTTCGCGAAAAAAATAATTGATGAGTATTTTTCTAGTAATCATAGGATTATTATTCTTGGTCGTGGGGGGAGAATTTTTGGTGAGAGCTTCTGTTGCCCTTTCCTTTAAGTTGAAATTATCTAAACTTGTAATCGGTATGACCGTGGTTTCTTTCGCCACATCTGCACCAGAATTATTAGTGAGTTTGCAGGCTGCTTTACAAGGTTCCTCAGATATTTCTTTGGGGAATATCATTGGTTCTAATATCGCAAACATCGGACTGGTCTTAGGAATTACCGCCATGATAACCCCGCTTACTGTGGATCGTAATTTTTACCGTCTCAATTGGCCAATGATGATGCTCGTGTCTTTTGCGATTTATTTCTTTTTGAAAAACGACTCCTATCTAGGTGTTGTAGAAGGATCCATCCTCTTAATCGGGCTCATTGCCTTTCTTTATGTGATGATTAGAAGTTCCAGAAAAATAATGAAAGCTAATGTTGAAGGAATAGATGATTCATTGATTGAAACATCTAATTTTAAAATAACCGTTTGGCTCATTATTGGAGCGGTTTCACTTTACTTTGGGTCTGAATGGTTGGTAATAGGTGCCAAAAAGTTAGCATTGTCTGTAGGTATTAGTGAATACGCAATTTCGGTTACTGTAATCGCGATTGGTACCAGTGTGCCAGAATTGGCTGCTTCTGT
Encoded here:
- a CDS encoding cation:H+ antiporter; the encoded protein is MSIFLVIIGLLFLVVGGEFLVRASVALSFKLKLSKLVIGMTVVSFATSAPELLVSLQAALQGSSDISLGNIIGSNIANIGLVLGITAMITPLTVDRNFYRLNWPMMMLVSFAIYFFLKNDSYLGVVEGSILLIGLIAFLYVMIRSSRKIMKANVEGIDDSLIETSNFKITVWLIIGAVSLYFGSEWLVIGAKKLALSVGISEYAISVTVIAIGTSVPELAASVIAALKKEKAISIGNLIGSNIFNIASVLGLTAVISPITINPNTPEILSTNIFWMIGFAGVLIPLILIGTKYRIGWRKGLFLFGAYVVFLFLTIS